The following proteins are co-located in the Microvirga ossetica genome:
- a CDS encoding HIT family protein → MTYDDNNVFAKILRGELPCHKVYETDRILAFMDVMPRGDGHVLVIPKSKARNLLDVSPDVLAELVQAVQVVGKAAKSALSADGLTIQQFNESAGGQVVFHIHFHVLPRFDGVPLKPHSGQMEKPELLVELAAKIRAALPSA, encoded by the coding sequence ATGACTTACGACGATAACAACGTGTTTGCGAAGATCCTTCGCGGCGAGCTTCCGTGCCACAAGGTCTACGAGACCGATCGCATCCTGGCCTTCATGGATGTCATGCCGCGCGGCGACGGCCATGTGCTCGTCATTCCCAAATCCAAGGCCCGCAACCTTCTCGATGTTTCTCCCGATGTTCTGGCGGAACTGGTGCAAGCCGTTCAGGTCGTGGGGAAGGCCGCCAAGAGCGCGCTCTCAGCCGATGGCTTGACGATCCAGCAGTTCAACGAGAGCGCCGGCGGGCAGGTGGTCTTCCACATCCATTTCCATGTGCTTCCCCGCTTCGACGGCGTGCCGCTGAAGCCCCATTCGGGACAGATGGAGAAGCCTGAACTTCTGGTGGAACTCGCTGCGAAAATACGCGCCGCTCTGCCGTCGGCCTGA
- a CDS encoding SDR family oxidoreductase: protein MSSEQKQTLPPQVQDHQPGHETEMKPRPDYEPRYPGSGRLKGKVALITGGDSGIGRATAVLFAREGADLAILYLNESEDAQETKRLVEREGGACLTIAGDVGDPDFCRSAIDQVIKRFGRLDVLVNNAAEQHPKEEIEEITPDQIERTFRTNIYGYFYMTQAAMRHLKKGAAIINTTSVTAYRGSAHLLDYSATKGAIVAFTRSLAQKLAGEGIRVNGVAPGPIWTPLIPSTFSAEEVKQFGAKTPMKRPGQPNEVAPAYLFLACEDSSYVSGSVLHPNGGEATEA, encoded by the coding sequence ATGAGTTCCGAACAGAAACAGACCTTGCCGCCGCAGGTGCAGGATCATCAGCCCGGTCACGAGACGGAGATGAAGCCGCGGCCCGATTACGAGCCGCGCTATCCCGGCAGCGGACGCCTCAAGGGCAAGGTCGCTCTTATCACCGGCGGCGACAGCGGCATCGGGCGGGCGACGGCCGTTCTCTTCGCCCGCGAGGGAGCCGATCTTGCGATCCTTTATCTGAACGAGAGTGAGGACGCACAGGAGACAAAGCGTCTCGTGGAAAGGGAAGGGGGCGCATGCCTGACAATCGCCGGCGATGTGGGCGATCCCGATTTCTGCCGTTCCGCCATCGACCAAGTCATCAAGCGCTTCGGTCGGCTCGACGTGCTCGTCAACAATGCCGCCGAGCAGCATCCGAAGGAAGAGATCGAGGAGATCACGCCCGATCAGATCGAGCGGACCTTCCGCACCAACATCTACGGCTATTTCTACATGACGCAGGCCGCCATGCGGCATCTGAAGAAGGGGGCTGCGATCATCAACACCACATCCGTCACAGCCTATCGCGGCAGTGCCCATCTGCTCGACTACAGCGCGACCAAAGGCGCCATCGTCGCCTTCACTCGGTCGCTGGCGCAGAAGCTTGCGGGCGAGGGCATCCGCGTCAACGGTGTGGCACCAGGGCCGATCTGGACGCCGTTGATCCCATCGACCTTCTCGGCGGAAGAGGTGAAGCAGTTCGGTGCGAAAACGCCTATGAAGCGCCCAGGGCAGCCGAACGAGGTGGCGCCCGCATACCTGTTCCTGGCCTGCGAAGATTCTTCCTATGTCAGCGGATCCGTCCTGCATCCTAACGGCGGCGAGGCGACAGAAGCCTGA
- a CDS encoding sigma-70 family RNA polymerase sigma factor, which translates to MTPEPEPELREALLAAVPSLRAFAISLSGQVDRADDLVQDTLLRALANLHRFEPGTNLNAWLFTILRNLFHSEYRKRRREVEDPDGSYAGRLKVQPEQGSHLDFEDFRSALAKLPADQREALLLVGASGFSYEETAHICGCAVGTIKSRVNRARFRLASLLNVEDIEDLGPDSMTRAALQG; encoded by the coding sequence ATGACCCCAGAGCCCGAGCCGGAGCTTCGGGAGGCACTTCTCGCGGCGGTTCCGAGCCTTCGCGCCTTTGCCATCTCGCTGTCCGGCCAGGTCGACCGGGCCGACGACCTCGTTCAGGACACCCTTCTGAGAGCCCTGGCCAATCTGCACCGGTTCGAGCCGGGAACGAACCTGAACGCCTGGCTCTTCACCATCCTTCGCAATCTCTTCCATTCCGAGTACCGCAAGCGCCGCCGCGAGGTGGAAGACCCGGACGGGTCCTATGCCGGCCGGCTCAAGGTCCAGCCCGAGCAGGGCTCGCATCTGGATTTCGAGGATTTCCGCAGCGCGCTCGCCAAGCTCCCAGCAGATCAGCGCGAGGCCCTGCTTCTGGTCGGGGCCTCCGGCTTTTCTTACGAGGAGACGGCACATATCTGCGGCTGCGCCGTCGGCACCATCAAGAGCCGCGTCAACCGCGCGCGCTTCCGCCTCGCCTCCCTCCTGAATGTCGAGGATATCGAAGATCTCGGCCCCGACAGCATGACCCGGGCCGCGCTGCAGGGATAG
- a CDS encoding PRC-barrel domain-containing protein produces the protein MGQSSATSGQFMTKLEMSQIMASDLIGTRVVSANNESIGDINDVILGRDGQIMAAVVGVGGFLGIGEKDVAVPFKTLEFLSAEQAQAADSSNRNVSTTGSTATGTAATGTTTTGAAPSTSMATTNTAAKDQNKPERVMLRMTKAELQAAPAFDEDGDNASTTTGTSGATRPATPQ, from the coding sequence ATGGGCCAGAGCAGCGCGACGTCCGGTCAGTTCATGACCAAGCTGGAGATGAGCCAGATCATGGCGTCCGATCTGATCGGAACACGCGTGGTCAGCGCCAACAACGAGTCGATCGGCGACATCAACGACGTGATTCTGGGCCGTGACGGCCAGATCATGGCGGCTGTGGTAGGAGTGGGCGGTTTCCTCGGAATCGGCGAGAAGGATGTGGCCGTTCCGTTCAAGACGCTGGAGTTCCTGAGCGCCGAGCAGGCCCAGGCTGCCGACAGCAGCAACCGGAACGTTTCGACGACCGGCTCGACTGCAACGGGCACCGCCGCGACCGGCACAACCACAACCGGCGCTGCGCCGTCCACCAGCATGGCGACCACCAATACGGCCGCCAAGGACCAGAACAAGCCCGAGCGCGTCATGCTCCGCATGACGAAGGCAGAGCTTCAGGCAGCTCCGGCGTTCGATGAAGACGGCGACAACGCGAGCACGACCACCGGCACGTCCGGTGCGACACGGCCCGCTACTCCGCAATAA
- a CDS encoding DMT family transporter, which yields MSRIAAFSLMALIWGLTWLPMKVASEAIPPIFLASVRFLLAAACFYLVALAQGLGLRAGPFGRIVAASLLVNTGCHGLLFWGVARAPTGLSAIVNLSLLPIFLMVIGALYGQERITMRRMGAIGLGILGLVLLFSGRTGVSQDGIMAASGLAAVVVATASYAWGSVVSRPLTLSMSPLVLAFWQSLIGGIALVPISLVVEGYDPAYVRALTDGRVILGLSVLVLGGSLVAFSIYLSLVRDWGAFRAGLYSFVSPVIAVAVGVIFADEPFGIAEAVGMATMLAATALSLTEPRRVPAQA from the coding sequence GTGAGCCGCATCGCAGCATTTTCCCTGATGGCGCTCATCTGGGGCCTGACATGGTTGCCGATGAAGGTGGCTTCAGAGGCCATTCCGCCGATTTTTCTAGCTTCCGTACGCTTCCTGCTAGCCGCAGCGTGTTTCTATCTGGTCGCGCTGGCTCAAGGGTTGGGCTTGCGCGCCGGCCCGTTCGGCCGGATCGTCGCTGCTTCCCTGCTCGTCAACACCGGTTGTCACGGGTTGCTGTTCTGGGGCGTAGCAAGAGCTCCAACCGGACTGTCAGCGATCGTAAACCTGTCCTTGCTGCCGATCTTTCTGATGGTGATCGGGGCACTTTACGGGCAGGAGCGGATCACCATGCGCCGGATGGGCGCAATCGGGCTCGGCATTCTGGGACTGGTGCTTCTGTTCTCCGGACGCACCGGTGTTTCGCAGGATGGCATCATGGCGGCCTCCGGACTCGCCGCGGTCGTCGTCGCGACGGCCTCATACGCCTGGGGTTCCGTGGTCAGCCGACCTCTAACCCTATCGATGTCGCCGCTGGTACTGGCCTTTTGGCAAAGCCTGATCGGCGGGATCGCCCTCGTGCCGATCTCACTTGTCGTCGAGGGATATGATCCTGCGTATGTCAGGGCTCTTACCGACGGCAGGGTAATCCTAGGCCTTAGCGTCCTCGTTCTTGGAGGCTCGCTGGTCGCGTTCTCGATCTATCTGTCGCTGGTGCGGGACTGGGGCGCTTTTCGAGCCGGTCTGTATTCGTTCGTCAGCCCGGTCATCGCCGTCGCGGTCGGCGTAATCTTCGCGGATGAGCCATTTGGCATCGCGGAGGCTGTCGGAATGGCAACCATGCTGGCCGCAACAGCACTCTCTCTGACAGAGCCCCGAAGGGTTCCTGCTCAGGCATGA
- a CDS encoding response regulator produces MSTAQLVVQHLPYLRRYARALTGSQMAGDAYVAATLETLVSEPETIGPSGNVKVELFKVFTRIWNSLSVNGRSEQIQRDLPAEVRLGQITPLPRQAFLLSCLEGFGEEEVGQILDVDTRTVRELVDEAGRELAADMATDILIIEDEPLIAMDLEALVEGLGHNVTGVARTRTEAVKLASAKQPGLILADIQLADGSSGLDAVNDLLKAFEVPVIFITAYPERFLTGERPEPAFLIAKPFQPANVSAVISQALFFQQSARRREARAATA; encoded by the coding sequence ATGTCGACAGCGCAGCTTGTCGTCCAGCATTTACCATATCTTCGCCGCTACGCACGCGCCCTGACAGGCAGTCAGATGGCCGGCGACGCCTATGTGGCGGCCACTCTCGAAACGCTTGTCAGCGAGCCCGAGACCATCGGCCCTTCCGGTAACGTAAAGGTCGAACTCTTCAAGGTCTTCACACGAATCTGGAACTCCCTGTCGGTGAATGGCCGCAGCGAGCAGATCCAGCGCGATCTCCCGGCGGAAGTCCGCCTGGGTCAGATCACACCGCTGCCTCGCCAGGCCTTTCTCCTGTCCTGCCTCGAAGGCTTCGGGGAGGAGGAGGTCGGCCAGATCCTCGACGTGGATACGCGGACGGTTCGCGAACTCGTTGACGAGGCGGGCCGCGAGCTGGCGGCTGACATGGCCACCGACATCCTCATCATCGAGGACGAGCCGCTGATCGCGATGGATCTCGAAGCTCTTGTCGAGGGCCTTGGCCACAATGTGACCGGCGTTGCCCGCACGAGGACGGAAGCCGTCAAACTCGCATCTGCGAAGCAGCCCGGCCTGATCCTCGCCGATATCCAGCTGGCGGATGGCAGCTCGGGTCTCGACGCGGTCAACGATCTGCTGAAAGCCTTCGAGGTGCCGGTGATCTTCATCACGGCTTACCCCGAGCGTTTCCTGACCGGCGAGCGCCCGGAGCCGGCCTTCCTGATCGCCAAGCCCTTCCAGCCGGCGAATGTTTCTGCCGTCATCAGTCAGGCCCTGTTCTTCCAACAGAGCGCCCGGCGTCGCGAGGCTCGTGCCGCCACGGCCTGA
- a CDS encoding DEAD/DEAH box helicase, with the protein MTLFTDFGLAQPILKALTAEGYEKPTPIQAQTIPYAMEGRDVCGIAQTGTGKTAAFALPILHRLNANPKPRRPKSPRVLVLSPTRELASQIADSFRVYGRNLRLTTEVVFGGVTISRQEKALASGVDVLVATPGRLIDLIDRRALSLRDIEILVLDEADQMLDLGFIHALKRIVTLLPKERQSLFFSATMPKTISTLAESFLRNPAHVAVTPVATTAERVEQSVIFVQTGRKQVLLETLLRDPSIERVLVFTRTKHGADKVVRGLDKAGIAGAAIHGNKSQPQRERALAGFRDGSCRVLVATDIAARGIDVEGVSHVINYDLPNVPESYVHRIGRTARAGATGLAISFCNDEEKAYLKDIEKLTRLKVPVQALPEGLPAASAASETSERREPQRGRPAPHARGHQGHGQSRSADPNAERGPKRRRGHGGKPGGNAQPQGGQPAGNQQRPAQGQRPAQGQRPAQGQRSAQGKPASGRQDGRRGDGAQVAWLEKSPRRR; encoded by the coding sequence TTGACACTTTTCACCGATTTCGGATTGGCCCAGCCGATCCTGAAGGCCTTGACTGCCGAAGGCTATGAGAAGCCCACGCCGATCCAGGCCCAGACCATTCCCTATGCCATGGAAGGTCGCGACGTCTGCGGCATCGCCCAGACCGGCACCGGCAAGACGGCCGCCTTCGCGCTGCCGATCCTGCATCGCCTGAATGCGAACCCGAAGCCGCGCCGGCCCAAGAGTCCCCGCGTGCTCGTGCTCAGCCCGACCCGTGAACTCGCCAGCCAGATCGCCGACAGCTTCCGTGTCTACGGCCGTAACCTCCGGCTCACCACCGAGGTGGTGTTCGGCGGCGTCACGATCTCCCGCCAGGAGAAGGCGCTGGCCAGTGGCGTCGACGTTCTCGTGGCCACCCCCGGCCGCCTGATCGACCTCATCGACCGCAGGGCGCTGTCCTTACGCGACATCGAGATCCTCGTCCTCGACGAGGCCGACCAGATGCTCGACCTCGGCTTCATCCATGCGCTGAAGCGCATCGTGACGCTGCTGCCGAAGGAGCGCCAGAGCCTGTTCTTCTCGGCCACCATGCCGAAGACGATCTCGACGCTCGCCGAATCGTTCCTGCGCAATCCGGCGCATGTGGCCGTCACTCCGGTGGCGACCACCGCCGAACGCGTGGAGCAGAGCGTGATCTTCGTGCAGACCGGCCGCAAGCAGGTCCTGCTCGAAACGCTCCTGCGCGATCCGTCCATCGAGCGCGTCCTCGTCTTCACCCGCACCAAGCATGGTGCGGACAAGGTGGTGCGCGGCCTCGACAAGGCCGGCATCGCAGGAGCAGCCATCCACGGCAACAAGTCGCAGCCGCAGCGCGAGCGTGCGCTTGCGGGCTTCCGTGACGGCTCGTGCCGGGTTCTGGTCGCGACCGACATCGCCGCGCGCGGCATCGACGTCGAGGGCGTTTCCCACGTCATCAACTACGACCTGCCGAACGTGCCTGAGTCCTACGTCCACCGCATCGGCCGTACGGCGCGTGCCGGCGCGACCGGCCTTGCGATCTCGTTCTGCAACGACGAGGAAAAGGCGTACCTGAAGGACATCGAGAAGCTGACCCGTCTCAAGGTGCCGGTCCAGGCCCTGCCGGAAGGGCTTCCCGCCGCTTCGGCAGCTTCCGAGACCTCTGAGCGTCGCGAGCCGCAGCGCGGTCGTCCGGCTCCCCACGCCCGCGGGCATCAGGGCCATGGCCAGTCGCGCAGTGCCGATCCGAACGCCGAGCGGGGCCCGAAGCGCCGCCGCGGTCACGGCGGAAAGCCCGGCGGCAATGCTCAGCCGCAGGGTGGCCAGCCCGCCGGGAACCAGCAGCGTCCGGCACAGGGGCAGCGTCCGGCACAGGGGCAGCGTCCGGCACAGGGCCAGCGCTCCGCTCAAGGAAAGCCGGCCTCCGGCCGTCAGGACGGACGCCGCGGAGATGGGGCCCAGGTGGCCTGGCTCGAAAAGAGCCCCCGCCGCCGCTAA
- a CDS encoding DUF1328 domain-containing protein encodes MLGWAVTFLIIALVAALFGFGGIAGTAVEIAKLIFFVAIVLFAISAVIGLLRGRTPM; translated from the coding sequence ATGCTCGGTTGGGCTGTCACTTTCCTGATTATCGCTCTCGTCGCAGCTCTGTTCGGCTTTGGCGGCATCGCCGGCACGGCCGTTGAGATCGCGAAGCTGATTTTCTTCGTTGCGATCGTTCTGTTCGCCATCTCCGCCGTGATCGGCCTGCTGCGTGGACGAACCCCGATGTAA
- a CDS encoding NepR family anti-sigma factor has product MVGHLFSGWDGKGTQMTGDKGNKLARVVLENSHGSKLATDPKLDSGSQKRIGDQLRAMYDELMQQPVPDRFRDLLDQLDKKNGAKEGSQ; this is encoded by the coding sequence ATGGTTGGCCATCTCTTTTCAGGATGGGATGGCAAGGGGACTCAGATGACGGGTGACAAGGGGAATAAGCTGGCTCGTGTCGTGCTGGAGAATTCGCACGGGAGCAAGCTTGCAACCGATCCGAAACTCGACAGCGGCAGCCAGAAACGAATCGGCGACCAGCTTCGCGCGATGTACGACGAGCTCATGCAGCAGCCCGTCCCGGACCGTTTCAGGGATTTGCTCGATCAACTGGACAAAAAGAACGGGGCAAAGGAAGGGTCTCAATGA
- the glpK gene encoding glycerol kinase GlpK has translation MAQYVGAIDQGTTSSRFIVFDKAGTIVSSGQKEHEQIYPKPGYVEHDPLEIWRNTKEVIREALAKKGLSPRDLAAIGITNQRETTLIWDKRTGKPLHHALVWQDTRVDAAVEEFAQDGGYDRLRTKTGLPLASYFSGLKLRWLLDTVPGAREKAASGDVLFGNIDTWLVWNLTGGVDGGCHITDVTNASRTQLMNLQTLAWDEEILRLFDIPRACLPEIRSSSEVYGEATDDLAGVPIAGILGDQQAALVGQACFQQGEAKNTYGTGCFMLMNTGETPYSSKCGLLTTVGYRFGQEKAVYALEGSIAIAGALVQWLRDNLGLIEKSSDIEVLARGVEDNGGVTIVPAFSGLYAPHWNSHARGLIGGLTRYANKGHIARAALEATAFQTREVLDAMTKDTGIAVKELRTDGGMVVNELLMQFQADILDVPVVRPKVIETTALGAAYAAGLATRFWAGPDELIRNWAVDKRWTPAMEASRRDRLNAEWNKAITRSLDWAD, from the coding sequence ATGGCTCAATATGTCGGCGCCATCGACCAAGGCACGACCAGCTCGCGCTTCATCGTTTTCGACAAGGCCGGGACTATCGTCTCGTCAGGCCAGAAAGAACACGAGCAGATCTACCCCAAGCCCGGATACGTGGAGCACGATCCGCTGGAGATCTGGCGCAACACGAAAGAGGTGATCCGGGAGGCCCTAGCAAAGAAAGGGCTGTCGCCCCGCGACCTCGCCGCCATCGGCATCACCAACCAGCGCGAGACAACGCTGATCTGGGACAAGCGCACCGGCAAGCCCCTGCATCACGCTCTGGTGTGGCAGGACACCCGGGTCGATGCGGCGGTCGAGGAGTTCGCTCAGGACGGCGGTTACGACCGCCTGCGCACCAAGACCGGCCTGCCGCTGGCGAGCTATTTCTCCGGGCTGAAACTACGCTGGCTGCTCGACACCGTGCCCGGTGCCCGCGAGAAGGCGGCTTCCGGCGATGTGCTGTTCGGCAATATCGACACCTGGCTGGTCTGGAACCTTACCGGCGGAGTCGATGGCGGCTGCCACATCACCGATGTGACCAATGCCAGCCGCACGCAGCTCATGAACCTGCAGACCCTTGCATGGGACGAGGAGATCCTGCGGCTCTTCGATATTCCGCGCGCCTGCCTGCCGGAGATCAGGTCGTCGAGCGAGGTCTATGGCGAGGCGACCGACGATCTGGCCGGCGTGCCGATCGCCGGCATCCTCGGCGATCAGCAGGCGGCCCTCGTGGGGCAGGCCTGCTTCCAGCAGGGCGAGGCCAAGAACACCTACGGCACCGGCTGCTTCATGCTCATGAACACCGGCGAGACCCCCTATTCTTCGAAATGCGGCCTTCTCACGACGGTCGGCTATCGCTTCGGGCAGGAGAAAGCGGTCTACGCGCTGGAAGGCTCCATCGCCATCGCCGGCGCGCTGGTGCAATGGCTGCGGGACAATCTCGGCCTGATCGAGAAGAGCAGCGATATCGAGGTCCTCGCCCGCGGCGTCGAGGACAACGGCGGCGTGACCATCGTGCCGGCCTTTTCAGGGCTCTATGCGCCGCACTGGAACTCCCATGCCCGCGGCCTGATCGGCGGCCTCACCCGCTACGCTAACAAGGGCCATATCGCCCGCGCGGCGCTCGAGGCTACGGCGTTCCAGACCCGCGAGGTGCTGGATGCCATGACCAAGGACACGGGCATCGCCGTCAAGGAATTGCGCACCGACGGCGGCATGGTCGTCAACGAGCTTCTGATGCAGTTCCAGGCCGACATCCTCGACGTGCCGGTGGTGCGTCCGAAGGTGATCGAAACGACCGCGCTGGGAGCAGCCTATGCGGCCGGCCTCGCGACGCGGTTCTGGGCCGGGCCGGACGAGCTCATCCGCAATTGGGCCGTCGACAAGCGCTGGACGCCTGCCATGGAGGCCTCCCGCCGCGATCGTCTGAATGCGGAATGGAACAAGGCCATTACCCGATCGCTCGACTGGGCCGACTGA
- a CDS encoding MFS transporter yields MSPSGSMPWRFVSALSFTQLISYGTLFYAFALIIEPMERELGWSKSELTAAFSLALTSSAFFAVPVGRLIDRGYGRAVMTGGSILAALLLALWALTEHYLAFALIWLAMGAAMSSVFYEPGFAVLATRLGLLTRRGITIMTLVGGFASTVFIPLTHLLIEAYGWRVALLILAALNIGICALLHATSIPPAPVRAQHRGGSAVAPPTTNPRWILAKPAFWLFVATNVLLGIISTGIPVHLIPILLERGFTLDAAVAAYAVIGPAQVLARFLTGFGERAMSLRGIGVLTMALSVLAFLVLPFIPAGSWLILGFAGFFGASNGMITIVRALLPPELFGRDNYGAIQGMIAMLVRLAMAGAPFAFGALWAWRGSYDAVLLSCLAMSVFAFVAFMLNLALAKEP; encoded by the coding sequence ATGTCTCCTTCCGGCTCCATGCCCTGGCGCTTCGTTTCCGCCCTGTCGTTCACGCAGCTCATCTCGTACGGGACGCTTTTCTACGCTTTTGCGCTCATCATCGAGCCCATGGAGCGGGAGCTCGGCTGGTCGAAATCCGAACTGACAGCGGCTTTCTCCCTCGCTCTCACCTCCTCGGCCTTCTTTGCGGTCCCGGTCGGACGGTTGATCGACCGGGGTTACGGCCGGGCGGTGATGACCGGCGGCTCCATTCTCGCCGCCCTCCTCCTCGCCCTGTGGGCGCTGACGGAGCATTATCTGGCCTTCGCGCTGATCTGGCTGGCGATGGGTGCAGCCATGAGTTCGGTGTTCTACGAGCCCGGCTTTGCCGTCCTCGCCACCCGCCTCGGCCTCCTGACCCGCCGCGGCATCACCATCATGACCCTAGTGGGCGGCTTTGCCAGCACGGTCTTCATCCCCCTGACCCATCTTCTCATCGAGGCTTACGGCTGGCGCGTGGCGCTTCTTATCTTGGCGGCGCTGAACATCGGCATCTGCGCCCTCCTGCATGCGACAAGCATCCCGCCCGCTCCGGTCCGGGCGCAGCATCGGGGTGGCAGCGCGGTCGCGCCACCTACCACGAACCCGCGCTGGATCCTCGCCAAGCCGGCCTTCTGGCTCTTCGTGGCCACCAATGTGCTCCTGGGGATCATCTCGACAGGTATTCCCGTCCATCTCATCCCGATCCTGCTGGAGCGCGGCTTCACCCTCGATGCGGCGGTCGCTGCCTATGCGGTGATCGGCCCGGCCCAGGTCTTGGCGCGCTTCCTGACCGGATTCGGCGAACGGGCGATGAGCCTGCGGGGGATCGGCGTCCTGACCATGGCGCTCAGCGTCCTCGCCTTCCTAGTCCTGCCCTTCATCCCGGCAGGGTCCTGGCTGATCCTGGGCTTTGCCGGGTTTTTTGGCGCCTCCAACGGCATGATCACCATCGTGCGGGCCCTGCTGCCCCCGGAGCTGTTCGGCCGCGACAATTACGGTGCGATCCAGGGCATGATCGCGATGCTGGTCCGGCTCGCCATGGCGGGCGCACCCTTTGCCTTCGGCGCTCTCTGGGCCTGGCGCGGCAGCTACGATGCCGTCCTACTCTCATGCCTCGCCATGTCGGTGTTTGCCTTCGTGGCTTTCATGCTAAACCTTGCCCTGGCAAAGGAGCCCTGA
- a CDS encoding general stress protein, whose protein sequence is MTPGSSTSKRGFASMDSDRQREIASKGGKSVPAEKRSFSQDRELASEAGRKGGQASGSTRGNQE, encoded by the coding sequence ATGACGCCAGGTAGTTCGACCTCGAAGCGTGGCTTCGCGTCGATGGATTCTGACCGGCAGCGCGAAATCGCGAGCAAGGGCGGGAAAAGCGTTCCTGCCGAGAAGCGGTCTTTCTCACAGGATCGTGAGCTTGCCTCGGAAGCCGGCCGCAAGGGCGGCCAGGCCTCGGGCAGCACCCGCGGCAATCAGGAATAA
- a CDS encoding glycerol-3-phosphate dehydrogenase yields MATVTDLLIVGGGINGAGIARDAVGRGLSVVLCEQGDLAGYTSSASTKLIHGGLRYLEYYEFRLVREALFERERLLNSAPHIIWPLRFILPYEKGIRPAWLVRLGLFLYDHLAPRKKLPGTETIKLTRHPAGQALKPGFDTAFVYSDCWVEDSRMVALNAIDAFEKGADIRVRTKLVSARRDGDVWVASLQNVETGETQDVRAKVIVNAGGPFVADVLNAKLGLNTKKNVRLVKGSHIVVPKLFDTKEAFILQNTDKRIVFAIPYQEKFTLIGTTDIPVEAVPDKKVTISDDEIQYLCNVVNHFFKKSVTPADVVWTYSGVRPLFDDGSSNASAVTRDYVFDMDAPQGQAPVLSIFGGKITTFRKLAEHALDELKTYFPTMKPAWTEDAKMPGGDMPDADFDRFFATVRQRWPFLPEQVAHRLARAYGTRIEELLGSAKALADLGEDFGAGLTAAEVDYLARREWARSAEDILWRRSKLGLHVPVDAAARIDAYLAKKNVASVAAQ; encoded by the coding sequence GTGGCGACAGTGACCGATCTTCTGATTGTGGGCGGCGGCATCAACGGCGCGGGCATCGCGCGCGATGCCGTGGGCCGTGGCCTCTCCGTGGTGCTCTGCGAGCAGGGCGACCTTGCCGGCTACACCTCCTCCGCCTCCACCAAGCTGATCCATGGCGGCCTGCGCTACCTGGAATATTACGAGTTCCGTCTGGTGCGCGAGGCCCTGTTCGAGCGCGAGCGCCTTTTGAACTCCGCGCCGCACATCATCTGGCCGTTGCGTTTCATCCTGCCCTACGAGAAGGGCATCCGTCCCGCCTGGCTCGTGCGCCTCGGCCTGTTCCTCTACGACCATCTGGCCCCGCGCAAGAAGCTGCCGGGCACGGAGACTATCAAGCTCACCCGGCATCCTGCCGGCCAGGCCCTGAAGCCCGGCTTCGACACCGCCTTCGTCTATTCCGACTGCTGGGTCGAGGACAGCCGCATGGTAGCGCTCAACGCCATCGACGCTTTCGAGAAAGGCGCCGACATCCGCGTGCGCACCAAGCTCGTCTCCGCCCGCCGGGACGGCGATGTCTGGGTGGCGAGCCTTCAGAACGTGGAGACGGGCGAGACCCAGGACGTCCGCGCAAAGGTCATCGTCAATGCCGGCGGCCCCTTCGTGGCCGATGTGCTCAACGCCAAGCTCGGGCTCAACACCAAGAAGAACGTGCGCCTCGTGAAGGGCAGCCACATCGTGGTGCCGAAGCTCTTCGACACCAAGGAAGCCTTCATTCTCCAGAACACGGACAAGCGGATCGTCTTCGCGATCCCCTACCAGGAGAAGTTCACGCTCATCGGCACCACCGACATTCCGGTCGAGGCCGTGCCGGACAAGAAGGTCACGATCAGCGACGACGAGATTCAGTATCTCTGCAACGTCGTGAACCACTTCTTCAAGAAGTCGGTGACGCCGGCGGATGTGGTCTGGACCTATTCCGGCGTGCGTCCGCTTTTCGACGACGGCTCCTCCAACGCCTCCGCCGTGACCCGCGACTACGTGTTCGACATGGATGCGCCGCAGGGCCAGGCGCCCGTGCTGTCGATCTTCGGCGGCAAGATCACCACCTTCCGCAAGCTCGCCGAACACGCCCTCGACGAGCTGAAGACCTATTTCCCGACCATGAAGCCTGCATGGACGGAAGATGCCAAAATGCCGGGCGGCGACATGCCGGATGCGGATTTCGACCGCTTCTTCGCCACTGTGCGCCAGCGCTGGCCTTTTCTGCCCGAACAGGTCGCTCACCGGCTCGCCCGTGCCTATGGCACGCGGATTGAGGAGCTTCTGGGCTCCGCCAAGGCGCTTGCCGATCTCGGCGAGGATTTCGGTGCCGGCCTGACGGCGGCGGAAGTCGATTACCTGGCGCGCCGCGAATGGGCGCGCAGCGCCGAGGACATTCTCTGGCGCCGGTCCAAGCTCGGTCTGCATGTGCCAGTTGACGCTGCCGCCAGGATCGATGCCTACTTGGCCAAGAAAAATGTGGCCTCCGTCGCCGCACAATAA